Proteins from a genomic interval of Mesobacillus sp. S13:
- the mltG gene encoding endolytic transglycosylase MltG, producing the protein MSDEKNIKTDKKKLITEKLVEQQKEARIVRKIVFITSIMAILLIGAIGGGGYYYIKEALKPVDANSKKTVDVNIPIGSSTTGIGQILEDKGIIRDARVFKYYVKFKNEAGFMAGDYKMKPSMTLPEIVTSLKTGKVMQEVVMKITIPEGKQLKQIAGIIAEKTQQDEEEIFKQLNDKEFINKLMGKYPDVLTEDILKENVKYPLEGYLFPATYPFYSEKPTVEEIVTVMLTKTKEVLGDFRGQMEEKEMTTHELMTMASLIEEEATEKVDRDKIASVFYNRLEEGMMLQTDPTVLYAHGEHKERVFFKDLEIDDPYNTYKIQGLPPGPIANPGVISIEAALAPADTDDMYFLATSTGDVLFSKTLAEHNRKVDEHITNKK; encoded by the coding sequence ATGTCTGACGAAAAAAATATAAAAACAGATAAAAAGAAGCTGATTACTGAGAAGTTAGTAGAGCAGCAAAAGGAAGCGAGAATTGTGAGGAAGATTGTTTTCATCACTTCCATCATGGCTATTCTGCTCATTGGGGCAATTGGCGGGGGTGGCTATTACTATATTAAAGAAGCCTTGAAGCCGGTGGATGCAAACAGCAAGAAAACAGTCGATGTCAATATTCCGATCGGTTCATCAACAACGGGTATCGGACAGATTCTTGAGGATAAGGGAATCATCAGAGATGCTCGAGTCTTTAAATATTATGTGAAGTTCAAAAACGAAGCTGGCTTTATGGCGGGCGACTATAAAATGAAACCTTCCATGACGCTTCCTGAAATCGTCACAAGCTTGAAAACTGGGAAGGTCATGCAAGAAGTTGTCATGAAAATCACGATTCCTGAGGGTAAGCAATTAAAGCAGATTGCGGGTATTATTGCCGAAAAGACACAGCAGGATGAGGAAGAGATTTTCAAACAGCTGAACGATAAGGAATTCATCAATAAATTGATGGGCAAATACCCTGATGTTCTCACAGAAGATATCCTGAAAGAAAATGTGAAGTATCCACTTGAAGGCTATCTGTTCCCTGCAACTTATCCTTTTTATTCTGAAAAGCCGACTGTCGAGGAAATTGTTACGGTCATGCTGACAAAGACAAAAGAAGTGCTTGGTGATTTCAGAGGCCAGATGGAAGAAAAGGAAATGACGACACATGAATTGATGACGATGGCATCACTGATTGAAGAGGAAGCAACAGAGAAAGTGGATCGCGATAAAATTGCAAGCGTCTTCTACAATCGCCTGGAAGAGGGGATGATGCTGCAAACAGATCCGACTGTCCTGTACGCACACGGCGAACATAAAGAACGGGTATTCTTCAAGGATCTGGAAATTGATGATCCTTATAATACCTATAAAATTCAGGGTCTGCCACCTGGTCCAATCGCTAATCCTGGGGTAATATCAATTGAAGCTGCCCTTGCACCGGCTGATACGGATGATATGTATTTCCTGGCAACCTCTACCGGAGATGTGCTGTTCTCCAAGACATTGGCAGAGCATAATCGCAAAGTGGATGAACATATCACGAATAAAAAATAA
- a CDS encoding DUF1292 domain-containing protein — protein MDHGENNITVVDENGNEQLCEVLFTFDSEEFGKSYVLYYPVGAEDNDDEEIEIHASAFTPSEDNEDGELMPIETDAEWDMIEEMLETFLAEQDEE, from the coding sequence ATGGATCACGGCGAAAACAACATTACAGTAGTAGACGAAAACGGCAACGAACAATTATGCGAAGTACTTTTCACATTTGATTCTGAAGAATTCGGTAAATCATATGTGCTTTATTATCCAGTAGGTGCAGAGGATAACGATGACGAAGAAATCGAAATCCATGCATCTGCATTCACACCTTCTGAAGACAACGAAGATGGCGAACTAATGCCAATCGAAACTGACGCAGAATGGGACATGATCGAGGAAATGCTGGAAACATTCCTTGCTGAGCAGGACGAAGAATAA
- the ruvX gene encoding Holliday junction resolvase RuvX, whose translation MRIMGLDVGSKTVGIALSDELGWTAQGLETLKINEEENVFGFDEIGKIIKEYEVGKVVVGLPKNMNGTIGPRGEASQFYARELEERFGVPAILWDERLTTVAAERVLLEADMSRKKRKKVIDKMAAVMILQGFLNSQN comes from the coding sequence TTGCGGATCATGGGACTCGATGTTGGCTCGAAAACAGTCGGCATTGCCCTGAGTGATGAACTAGGATGGACGGCTCAGGGTCTTGAAACATTGAAAATCAACGAAGAAGAAAATGTGTTTGGTTTTGATGAAATTGGTAAAATAATAAAAGAGTACGAAGTCGGCAAAGTTGTCGTCGGGCTGCCTAAAAACATGAATGGCACTATTGGCCCGCGCGGAGAGGCTAGCCAATTCTATGCACGTGAATTGGAGGAAAGGTTCGGAGTCCCTGCCATTCTTTGGGACGAGCGCCTGACGACAGTGGCTGCCGAGCGAGTTTTGCTAGAGGCGGACATGAGCCGCAAAAAAAGAAAAAAGGTCATTGATAAAATGGCTGCAGTAATGATTTTACAAGGCTTTTTAAATAGCCAAAATTAA
- a CDS encoding IreB family regulatory phosphoprotein: MSSFDKTMRFNFPEEPFEHDANEVLLQVYEALQEKGYNPINQIVGYLLSGDPAYIPRHRDARNIIRKLERDEIIEELVKSYLRNQREGK, encoded by the coding sequence ATGAGCTCGTTTGACAAGACGATGAGATTTAATTTTCCCGAAGAGCCTTTTGAGCATGATGCAAATGAAGTCCTGCTTCAGGTGTACGAAGCATTGCAGGAAAAAGGTTATAACCCAATCAACCAGATTGTCGGTTATTTGCTCTCTGGCGACCCGGCCTATATTCCCCGCCATCGGGATGCCCGCAACATCATCCGCAAGTTGGAGCGGGATGAAATTATCGAGGAACTGGTTAAATCCTATCTAAGGAACCAGCGAGAGGGGAAATAA